The Rippkaea orientalis PCC 8801 DNA window CCGTTTGCTCGTATCCAATCTCGTCATATTGTTCAATATAAAGTTCAACTCACGGAAAAACTCGCCCCTAGTTCCGTTAACCGCGCTTTATCCGCCCTCAGCAGTTTTTTTGATTGGCTCGAAGAGGCCTATGGCAACCCTAACCCCACCCTCACCATCCGACAAAATAAACTCCCGTTACCCCCCGCGAGAGATTTAAGCGATGCTGAACTAGAGGCTTTGTTTGAAGCCTTAGAAAATCGCCCTAATCTGACAAAAGTCAGAGATAAGGCGGTGTTTGCCGCCCTACGACATGGACTGAGGGCTGGAGAAGTCGCCTCCCTGAATTTAGGGGATTATGATGGAATTCGCTTACACATTCGGGTGGCCAAAGATGATAGTAGTGGCCACGTTCCCCTAGATGCCCCCGGGCGCGATGCCATTAATACCTATCTTCAACAACGTCGAGAAACTGGAGAATCCTTTAATCCCACGTCCCCTTTGTTTTTGTCCCATTCCCCTGTGCCGAATACTCCCCCTCGCTTCGGCTATCAAGGCATTTATTATTTTATTAAAGAGTTAGGAGAGATGGCAGGAGTGGCCAATTTAACCCCCCATCGCCTACGCCATACCTTTGCTACCCAATTATTGTTAACGGGAATGGAACCCCTCCATGCGCGAACCCTGACTCGCCATAAATCCGAGGTCAGTTTTAAACGCTATGCTAAACGGGCTTTAGAAGCTGCTGCCGAACGCGCTTTTTATCGGGCGATCGGGGAAGAACCGCCAACTCTTTAATGGTTACTTCTTTTTGGGGCAAGGGGATAAAGCCGAAGAATGGATCAATGTTGTCGATTGGATTCCTTTTTAACTATACACTGTACCTTAATGACGACACACCTGTATAGTGATAACAACACACCATGAACGTCAAAGAACTCTGTGACCGCTATTCCCTTCAATCTCGTAAATCTCTCTACTCTCGTTTAGAAGCGGTCGGACTAAAACTCCCAAAAGACGACGACGGGAGAGCTTACGCTACCGAACAAATCCTAGAACAATTAGACGACTTGGATCTGCACCTTAAAAATGGTGGAAGCCTCAAAAACTACACACCTGTTACCTCAGTAACTACACAACTAGAAACGACTGAAAACGCCTATTTTCTTGAGAACACAACACAGACTACACAACTCACGACACAGACAACGACACAACTGAGTCGTGAGGAATTACTAGAAATCATCGAGGTATTAGGGAGTGCAATAGCCAGCCGATTACAACCCATTGACCCCATTGCTTATAACCATTCCCTTGAACAAGCGCAGCAGAACAACTGGATACTATCAAGTTCTGAAGTTAAGCAGCTAATCGGCATTAAACCCAGTTGTCCCAAAGGAGAGAACGTATTTACTAGGGGCTGTTGGGCATTTACCAAAGCAGGAAAGATTGGGAATCAGACAGGGTGGCGAGTTAAGAAGATTCTTGAGGGGGATGGTCATAAATAGTTAGTTGAGAGGGATGGGGAAGACACGGGAGACACGGGAGACACGGGAGAGAGGGAGCTTTTTTTTTCCTTGTCCTCCTTGTCCCCCATGTCCTCTGAGTTTCATTCTTGAAGACTAAGACCAATACACCACACCTGTTACCCAGAAACAACACAGCATAGTCGGCTCAAAAAAGTCCCATACTACTCATTAAATCCTCCCCAGAAACTCGTCTTTTTTCCTGTTCACTCACCAAAAAGTCATCATCCGATTCCCCCTGCTCCAAATCAGGGGTCATTTGTTCTTTGACTAACTGAGCATTAGAGGACAGCCTCCCCCTAACTGTGGGCGCATTCATTTCCATGACTTCCTCTACCATATTCCCAGCGTACTCCTTGTTTCGGCATTTTGGCTATACTAGCCAAAATGCCGAAACGGAGTCGCTGTCTTTGGGGATACCCCCTAGAACCCCCATCGGGCAGATGGGAAAGGAATCTTCTCTCTTCTTCAAAAATATGACGACCGCAAAACGTGACGCTAATCTCACCATTCGACTCTCCCAAACCGAAAAGTTAGCTTGGCAAGAAAAAGCTGACCTTGTCGGTATGACGCTCTCTGATTTAATCCGACAAGCTATCTCCAGAACTAAAACCTGGACGGTGGCGGATAAGTCTTTAATGAAGGAACAAACTC harbors:
- a CDS encoding tyrosine-type recombinase/integrase, translated to MSGSPAKKAPRHQSLTSPTDLQNVRVEEFLATKALSPNSQKAYRRELLTFLAIVNKPFARIQSRHIVQYKVQLTEKLAPSSVNRALSALSSFFDWLEEAYGNPNPTLTIRQNKLPLPPARDLSDAELEALFEALENRPNLTKVRDKAVFAALRHGLRAGEVASLNLGDYDGIRLHIRVAKDDSSGHVPLDAPGRDAINTYLQQRRETGESFNPTSPLFLSHSPVPNTPPRFGYQGIYYFIKELGEMAGVANLTPHRLRHTFATQLLLTGMEPLHARTLTRHKSEVSFKRYAKRALEAAAERAFYRAIGEEPPTL
- a CDS encoding plasmid mobilization protein, with the translated sequence MTSSTIFPAYSLFRHFGYTSQNAETESLSLGIPPRTPIGQMGKESSLFFKNMTTAKRDANLTIRLSQTEKLAWQEKADLVGMTLSDLIRQAISRTKTWTVADKSLMKEQTRQIARIGNNLNQIARWANTYKSTAEAIEIIQALRLIEQSLNQLSIKANQSSSPSPNSKDIDD